The following coding sequences are from one Streptomyces sp. NBC_01294 window:
- the aceB gene encoding malate synthase A — MSLSPLTSSVRVLGAPGERHEEILTPEALEFIGRLDAAFADRRLEILKERRRRSGHLAGGTPLDFPLATRALREDPHWRVAPPAPGLTDRRVEITGPPERRMAVNALNSGAKVWMADFEDATAPTWTNIVGGQLTLLDAVERRIDFTTPEGKEYRLGTDLATVMVRPRGWHLTEEHLEIDGRPVSASLVDFGLYFFHCARRQIDAGYGPYFYLPKLENRYEARLWNDVFLHAQELLGIPRGTVRATVLIETITAAFEMEEILYELREHSAGLNAGRWDYLFSLIKTFGHRTDFQLPDRAKVTMTAPFMRAYTELLVRTCHRRGAHAIGGMAAHVPSRDAGANAAALAKVRLDKEREAEDGFDGSWVAHPGLVPVCREVFDGVLGDRPHQTDRMREDVEVTAADLLSVRRIGMPPTREGVRSNVAVALRYFDAWLRGSGAVALYGLMEDAATAEIARVQIWQWLRHDRVDRGTVTDLLDAECTALQDEDPQALAAEAREVFVDTALSVRLPAFFTPEAYTRHLVRRADARVNA, encoded by the coding sequence ATGTCCCTCTCGCCTCTGACCAGCAGTGTCCGGGTTCTCGGCGCACCGGGTGAGCGCCACGAGGAGATCCTGACACCCGAGGCCCTGGAGTTCATCGGCCGGCTCGACGCCGCGTTCGCCGACCGCCGCCTGGAGATCCTCAAGGAGCGCCGCCGCCGCTCGGGCCACCTGGCCGGCGGCACCCCGCTCGACTTCCCGCTTGCCACCCGCGCGCTGCGCGAGGACCCCCACTGGCGGGTCGCGCCGCCCGCACCCGGCCTCACCGACCGCAGGGTCGAGATCACCGGCCCGCCGGAGCGCCGGATGGCCGTCAACGCCCTCAACTCCGGCGCCAAGGTCTGGATGGCCGACTTCGAGGACGCCACCGCCCCCACCTGGACCAACATCGTCGGCGGCCAGCTCACCCTGCTCGACGCCGTCGAACGGCGCATCGACTTCACCACCCCCGAGGGCAAGGAGTACCGCCTCGGGACCGACCTCGCGACCGTCATGGTGCGCCCGCGCGGCTGGCACCTGACCGAGGAGCACCTGGAGATCGACGGCCGGCCCGTGTCCGCCTCGCTCGTCGACTTCGGCCTGTACTTCTTCCACTGCGCGCGGCGCCAGATCGACGCCGGGTACGGCCCGTACTTCTACCTCCCCAAGCTGGAGAACCGGTACGAGGCCCGCCTGTGGAACGACGTCTTCCTCCACGCGCAGGAACTCCTCGGCATCCCCCGCGGCACGGTCCGCGCCACCGTCCTCATCGAGACGATCACCGCCGCCTTCGAGATGGAGGAGATCCTCTACGAGCTGCGCGAACACAGCGCGGGACTGAACGCGGGCCGCTGGGACTACCTCTTCAGCCTGATCAAGACCTTCGGCCACCGCACCGACTTCCAGCTGCCCGACCGGGCCAAGGTCACCATGACGGCCCCCTTCATGCGCGCCTACACCGAACTGCTCGTCCGCACCTGTCACCGGCGCGGCGCCCACGCGATCGGCGGCATGGCCGCCCACGTCCCCAGCCGCGACGCGGGGGCCAACGCCGCCGCCCTCGCGAAGGTCCGCCTCGACAAGGAGCGGGAGGCCGAGGACGGCTTCGACGGCTCCTGGGTCGCCCACCCCGGGCTGGTGCCCGTCTGCCGCGAGGTCTTCGACGGAGTCCTGGGCGACCGGCCGCACCAGACCGACCGGATGCGCGAGGACGTCGAGGTCACGGCCGCCGACCTGCTGTCCGTACGCCGGATCGGCATGCCCCCGACCCGGGAGGGCGTCCGCTCGAACGTCGCCGTGGCCCTGCGCTACTTCGACGCCTGGCTGCGCGGCAGCGGCGCCGTCGCCCTGTACGGCCTGATGGAGGACGCCGCGACCGCGGAGATCGCCCGCGTCCAGATCTGGCAGTGGCTGCGCCACGACCGGGTCGACCGGGGGACCGTGACCGACCTCCTGGACGCCGAATGCACGGCGCTGCAGGACGAGGACCCGCAGGCGCTCGCGGCCGAAGCCCGGGAGGTCTTCGTGGACACCGCCCTGTCGGTCCGGCTCCCGGCCTTCTTCACCCCCGAGGCCTACACCCGCCACCTCGTCCGCCGCGCCGACGCGCGGGTGAACGCGTGA
- the aceA gene encoding isocitrate lyase, which produces MATANTTAAAEQLKQRWADDPRWAGIERTYTAEDVVRLSGSVREEHTLARRGAERLWRQLHERDYIHALGALTGGQAVQQVRAGLQAIYLSGWQVAADANQAGHTYPDQSLYPVNSVPQVVRRINNALLRADQIATAEGGTTSSIDGGTDWLAPIVADAEAGFGGPLNAFELTKAMIAAGAAGIHYEDQLASEKKCGHLGGKVLVPTSQHIRTLNAARLAADIADVPTLVIARTDALAANLLTSDVDERDARFATGERTAEGFYRVQNGMAPVIARGLAYAPYADLIWVETGTPDLAQAREFAEAIHARYPDQMLAYNCSPSFNWKAALDDDEIAKFQRELGAMGYRFQFITLAGFHSLNHGMFDLARGYAEQGMTAYVDLQEREFAAQAQGFTAVKHQREVGTGYFDLVSTAVNPASSTTALSGSTEEEQFH; this is translated from the coding sequence ATGGCAACGGCGAACACGACGGCGGCGGCCGAGCAGCTCAAGCAGCGGTGGGCCGACGATCCTCGGTGGGCGGGCATCGAGCGCACCTACACGGCCGAGGACGTGGTGCGGCTCTCCGGCAGCGTCCGCGAGGAGCACACCCTGGCCCGGCGCGGCGCCGAACGACTGTGGCGCCAGCTGCACGAACGCGACTACATCCACGCCCTCGGCGCGCTGACCGGCGGTCAGGCCGTCCAGCAGGTCCGGGCCGGCCTCCAGGCCATCTACCTCTCCGGCTGGCAGGTCGCCGCCGACGCCAACCAGGCGGGCCACACCTACCCGGACCAGAGCCTGTACCCGGTCAACTCGGTCCCGCAGGTGGTGCGCCGGATCAACAACGCGCTGCTGCGCGCCGACCAGATCGCCACCGCCGAGGGCGGCACGACCAGTTCGATTGACGGGGGGACCGACTGGCTGGCGCCGATCGTCGCCGACGCCGAGGCCGGCTTCGGCGGCCCGCTCAACGCCTTCGAACTGACCAAGGCGATGATCGCGGCGGGCGCGGCCGGCATCCACTACGAGGACCAGCTCGCCTCCGAGAAGAAGTGCGGCCACCTCGGCGGCAAGGTCCTCGTCCCCACCTCCCAGCACATCCGCACCCTCAACGCGGCCCGCCTCGCCGCCGACATCGCCGACGTCCCCACCCTGGTCATCGCCCGCACGGACGCCCTCGCCGCGAACCTGCTGACCAGCGACGTCGACGAGCGCGACGCGCGGTTCGCCACCGGCGAGCGCACCGCCGAGGGCTTCTACCGGGTGCAGAACGGCATGGCGCCGGTCATCGCCCGCGGCCTCGCCTACGCCCCGTACGCGGACCTGATCTGGGTCGAGACCGGCACCCCGGACCTCGCCCAGGCCCGCGAGTTCGCCGAGGCGATCCACGCGCGGTACCCGGACCAGATGCTCGCCTACAACTGCTCGCCGTCCTTCAACTGGAAGGCGGCGCTGGACGACGACGAGATCGCCAAGTTCCAGCGGGAGCTGGGCGCGATGGGCTACCGCTTCCAGTTCATCACCCTCGCCGGCTTCCACTCCCTCAACCACGGCATGTTCGACCTCGCCCGCGGTTACGCCGAGCAGGGCATGACCGCCTACGTCGACCTCCAGGAGCGCGAGTTCGCCGCCCAGGCGCAGGGCTTCACGGCCGTCAAGCACCAGCGCGAGGTCGGCACCGGCTACTTCGACCTGGTCTCCACCGCCGTCAACCCGGCCTCCTCCACCACCGCGCTCTCCGGCTCCACCGAGGAAGAGCAGTTCCACTAG
- a CDS encoding short-chain fatty acyl-CoA regulator family protein, protein MSKTYAGARLRRLREERRMTQADLARVLAISPSYLNQMEHDSRPLTVPVLLRLTEAFGVDPGFFSERDTSRLVADLREALAKEVAEARVSPSDLAELATRMPAVASVLLDLGRRGQLLAERLADAADGRDAVTDAPRSPHEEIREFFYRRQNYLHETDLAAEALAREIGIRPGDVIRALTRRLSDRHGVRTAPDSDRLHHYDATARVLHLSNRLRPGQQAFRMATQLALIEYGAELDRLATEDFPPGSPVHALARIGIANYFAAALILPYTAFHTAAEEFRYDIERLTDHFGIGYETVCHRLSTLQRPRLRGVPFSFVRVDRAGNMSKRQSATGFHFSRAGGTCPLWNVYEAFAAPGRIHVQVAAMPDGQRFLWTARAVTRHRGGWGEPGKTFAIGLGCEIRHASRLVYADGLDLDNTAAATPIGMGCRLCERLDCPQRAVPPLGRVLAVDENSSTFIPYPVTRNSAPAHG, encoded by the coding sequence GTGAGCAAGACGTACGCGGGAGCGCGGCTGCGGCGGCTCCGCGAGGAGCGGCGGATGACCCAGGCCGACCTGGCACGGGTGCTGGCCATCTCCCCCAGCTACCTCAACCAGATGGAGCACGACTCCCGGCCGCTGACCGTCCCCGTGCTGCTGCGCCTCACCGAGGCGTTCGGGGTCGATCCGGGGTTCTTCTCGGAGCGCGACACCAGCCGCCTGGTCGCGGACCTGCGCGAGGCGCTCGCCAAGGAGGTCGCCGAGGCCCGCGTCTCCCCCTCCGACCTGGCCGAACTGGCCACCCGGATGCCTGCCGTCGCCTCGGTCCTGCTGGACCTGGGCCGGCGCGGCCAGCTCCTGGCCGAGCGCCTCGCCGACGCCGCCGACGGCCGGGACGCGGTGACGGACGCACCCCGCTCGCCCCACGAGGAGATCCGCGAGTTCTTCTACCGGCGGCAGAACTACCTGCACGAGACCGATCTGGCGGCCGAAGCCCTCGCCCGCGAGATCGGCATCCGCCCCGGTGACGTCATCCGCGCCCTGACCCGCCGGCTGTCCGATCGGCACGGCGTCAGGACCGCCCCGGATTCCGACCGGCTGCACCACTACGACGCGACCGCCCGGGTCCTGCACCTGTCGAACCGGCTGCGGCCGGGCCAGCAGGCGTTCCGGATGGCCACGCAGCTGGCGCTGATCGAGTACGGGGCCGAACTGGACCGGCTGGCCACCGAGGACTTCCCGCCCGGCTCCCCCGTGCACGCCCTCGCGCGGATCGGCATCGCCAACTACTTCGCGGCCGCGCTCATCCTCCCGTACACGGCCTTCCACACCGCCGCGGAGGAGTTCCGCTACGACATCGAGCGGCTCACCGACCACTTCGGGATCGGCTACGAGACGGTCTGCCACCGCCTCAGCACCCTGCAACGGCCCAGGCTGCGCGGGGTTCCCTTCTCCTTCGTCCGGGTGGACCGGGCCGGGAACATGTCCAAGCGGCAGTCCGCCACCGGATTCCACTTCTCCCGCGCGGGCGGCACCTGCCCGCTGTGGAACGTGTACGAGGCCTTCGCCGCGCCCGGTCGCATCCACGTCCAGGTCGCCGCCATGCCCGACGGGCAGCGGTTCCTGTGGACCGCCCGCGCCGTCACCCGCCACCGCGGCGGCTGGGGCGAGCCCGGCAAGACCTTCGCGATCGGGCTCGGATGCGAGATCCGGCACGCCTCCCGGCTCGTGTACGCCGACGGGCTCGACCTCGACAACACGGCGGCGGCCACGCCCATCGGCATGGGCTGCAGGCTCTGCGAACGCCTCGACTGCCCGCAGCGGGCCGTCCCGCCGCTCGGCCGGGTCCTGGCCGTCGACGAGAACAGCAGCACTTTCATCCCGTACCCGGTGACCAGGAACTCCGCCCCGGCCCACGGCTGA
- a CDS encoding CoA-acylating methylmalonate-semialdehyde dehydrogenase, protein MVRELTHFIGGKHTTGTSGLFADVYDPNTGTVQARVPLAGRADTEAAIANAEEAQADWGQWNPQRRSRVLLRFLQLVEGERDSLARMLSAEHGKTVADAHGDLQRGLEVVEFAAGVPHLLKGEFTDNAGTGIDVHSLRAPLGVVAGITPFNFPAMIPLWQAAPALACGNSFILKPSERDPSVPLRLAELFLEAGLPPGVLNVVNGGKEAVDTLLEDPRVQALGFVGSTPIAAHIYATAAAHGKRAQCFGGAKNHMIVMPDADLDQAVEALIGAGYGSAGERCMAIAVAVPVGEETADALVAKLKERIATLRVGRSDDPEADFGPLVSRDALDRVNRYVGIGATEGAELVVDGRGFTLAGHENGYFAGATLFDRVTPSMRIYREEIFGPVLSVVRAADYEEALRLPTEHPYGNGVAIFTRDGDTARDFTRRVGAGMVGVNVPIPVPVAYHTFGGWKRSGFGDLNQHGPDSIRFYTRTKTVTSRWPSGAKEGASFTIPTMG, encoded by the coding sequence ATGGTCCGTGAACTCACCCATTTCATCGGCGGCAAGCACACCACCGGAACATCCGGACTCTTCGCCGACGTGTACGACCCCAACACCGGCACCGTCCAGGCCCGCGTCCCGCTCGCCGGGCGCGCCGACACCGAGGCGGCCATCGCGAACGCCGAGGAGGCGCAGGCGGATTGGGGCCAGTGGAACCCGCAGCGCCGCTCGCGCGTGCTGCTGCGCTTCCTCCAACTGGTCGAGGGCGAGCGGGACTCCCTCGCCCGCATGCTGTCGGCCGAGCACGGCAAGACCGTCGCCGACGCGCACGGTGACCTGCAACGCGGCCTGGAGGTGGTCGAGTTCGCCGCCGGCGTCCCGCACCTGCTGAAGGGGGAGTTCACCGACAACGCGGGCACGGGCATCGACGTGCACTCCCTGCGCGCGCCGCTCGGCGTGGTCGCCGGGATCACCCCCTTCAACTTCCCGGCGATGATCCCGCTGTGGCAGGCCGCACCGGCTCTGGCCTGCGGCAACTCCTTCATCCTGAAGCCCTCGGAACGGGACCCGTCCGTACCGCTGCGGCTCGCCGAGCTCTTCCTGGAAGCCGGCCTGCCGCCCGGCGTGCTCAACGTGGTCAACGGCGGCAAGGAGGCCGTCGACACCCTCCTCGAAGACCCCCGCGTGCAGGCCCTCGGCTTCGTCGGCTCCACCCCGATCGCCGCGCACATCTACGCCACCGCCGCCGCCCACGGCAAGCGCGCCCAGTGCTTCGGCGGCGCCAAGAACCACATGATCGTGATGCCGGACGCCGATCTCGACCAGGCCGTGGAGGCGCTCATCGGCGCCGGATACGGGTCGGCCGGCGAGCGCTGCATGGCCATCGCCGTGGCCGTCCCCGTCGGCGAGGAGACCGCGGACGCGCTGGTGGCCAAGCTGAAGGAGCGCATCGCCACCCTGCGCGTCGGCCGCTCCGACGACCCCGAGGCAGACTTCGGGCCGCTGGTGAGCCGTGACGCGCTCGACCGGGTCAACCGCTACGTGGGCATCGGCGCCACCGAGGGAGCCGAACTCGTCGTCGACGGACGCGGGTTCACCCTGGCCGGGCACGAGAACGGCTACTTCGCCGGCGCCACCCTCTTCGACCGGGTCACCCCCTCGATGCGGATCTACCGGGAGGAGATCTTCGGGCCGGTGCTGTCCGTCGTACGGGCCGCCGACTACGAGGAGGCACTGCGCCTGCCCACCGAGCACCCGTACGGCAACGGCGTCGCGATCTTCACCCGCGACGGCGACACCGCCCGCGACTTCACCCGCCGGGTGGGCGCCGGCATGGTCGGCGTCAACGTGCCGATCCCCGTCCCGGTGGCGTACCACACCTTCGGCGGCTGGAAGCGGTCCGGTTTCGGGGATCTGAACCAGCACGGACCGGACTCCATCCGCTTCTACACCCGGACCAAGACCGTCACCTCGCGCTGGCCCTCCGGGGCCAAGGAGGGCGCGAGCTTCACGATCCCGACGATGGGATGA
- a CDS encoding acyl-CoA dehydrogenase family protein, with protein sequence MSAVTTLTEDQLALAEVTLDFAQEHLAPYAVAWDRDKHFPVEVIRRAAVLGLGGVYVREEHGGSGLGRADGVLVFETLATGCPSIAGYLSIHNMVAWMIDRYGDAAQRRRWLPGLCSADSLGSYCLTEPGAGSDAGALRTRAERNGDHYVLTGVKQFISGAGAAGVYIVMARTGESGPGGISAFVVAREDPGVSFGPNEHKMGWNAQPTRQVVLDGVRIPADRRLGAEGDGFRIAMNGLNGGRLGIAACSLGGAQSALDRSLVHLADREAFGGRLLDAQALQFRLADMATELAAARALVRQAAEALDSDDPLAPRLCAMAKRFATDTGYTVADRALQLHGGYGYLGEYGIEKIVRDLRVHQILEGTNEIMRVIVARGLTETLR encoded by the coding sequence ATGAGCGCCGTGACCACCCTCACCGAGGACCAGCTCGCCCTCGCCGAGGTCACCCTCGACTTCGCCCAGGAGCACCTGGCCCCGTACGCCGTCGCCTGGGACCGGGACAAGCACTTCCCCGTCGAGGTCATCCGCCGGGCCGCGGTCCTCGGTCTCGGCGGCGTCTACGTGCGGGAGGAGCACGGCGGTTCGGGGCTCGGCCGCGCCGACGGCGTCCTCGTCTTCGAGACCTTGGCCACCGGCTGCCCGTCCATCGCCGGCTACCTCTCCATCCACAACATGGTCGCCTGGATGATCGACCGCTACGGGGACGCCGCGCAGCGCCGCCGCTGGCTGCCGGGCCTGTGCTCGGCCGACTCCCTGGGCAGCTACTGCCTCACCGAACCCGGGGCCGGCTCCGACGCGGGAGCCTTGCGCACCCGCGCCGAGCGGAACGGCGACCACTACGTGCTGACCGGCGTCAAGCAGTTCATCTCCGGCGCCGGGGCCGCCGGGGTCTACATCGTCATGGCCCGCACCGGCGAGAGCGGGCCCGGCGGGATCTCGGCGTTCGTCGTCGCACGCGAGGACCCCGGGGTCTCCTTCGGCCCCAACGAGCACAAGATGGGCTGGAACGCGCAGCCCACCCGCCAGGTCGTCCTCGACGGCGTGCGCATCCCCGCCGACCGCCGGCTCGGCGCCGAGGGCGACGGCTTCCGCATCGCCATGAACGGCCTCAACGGCGGCCGGCTCGGCATCGCCGCCTGCTCGCTCGGCGGCGCCCAGAGCGCCCTGGACCGCAGCCTGGTCCACCTCGCCGACCGCGAGGCCTTCGGAGGGCGGCTCCTGGACGCCCAGGCGCTGCAGTTCAGGCTCGCGGACATGGCCACCGAACTGGCCGCCGCCCGCGCGCTGGTCCGGCAGGCCGCCGAGGCCCTCGACTCGGACGATCCGCTGGCCCCCCGGCTGTGCGCGATGGCCAAGCGTTTCGCCACCGACACCGGCTACACCGTCGCCGACCGGGCTCTGCAGCTCCACGGCGGATACGGCTACCTCGGCGAATACGGCATCGAGAAGATCGTCCGCGACCTGCGCGTCCATCAGATCCTGGAAGGCACCAACGAGATCATGCGGGTCATCGTCGCCCGCGGACTCACGGAGACCCTGCGATGA
- a CDS encoding enoyl-CoA hydratase/isomerase family protein: MTHAPHAPHEDRDHVLLRTEGHAAYLTLNRPKALNALSHAMVLRIDEALTAWQHDPAVETVVIEGAGERGLCAGGDIRSIHEDARTGGSASADFWRDEYRLNARIARYPKPYVALMDGIVMGGGVGVSAHGSVRIVTERSRVAMPETGIGFVPDVGGTYLLGLAPGELGTHLALTGTPVGAADALLCGLADHFVPAAELPALAADLARTSVHEGLGARVQTPPPGDLAAARAWIDACYAADTVEEIVRRLLATGVPGAKEAAAALAAKSPTALKVTLAALRRARDLGPLERVLEQEYRVSCAALASPDLVEGIRAQVIDKDRTPHWTPPTLAEVGTADVERFFAPLGARELRLAATDSTQEVPW; encoded by the coding sequence ATGACCCACGCACCCCACGCACCCCACGAAGACCGCGACCACGTCCTGCTGCGCACCGAGGGCCACGCCGCGTACCTCACCCTCAACCGCCCCAAGGCGCTCAACGCCCTCAGCCACGCCATGGTGCTCCGCATCGACGAGGCGCTCACCGCCTGGCAGCACGACCCGGCCGTCGAGACCGTCGTCATCGAGGGCGCCGGTGAACGCGGCCTGTGCGCCGGGGGCGACATCCGCTCGATCCACGAGGATGCCCGCACGGGCGGCAGCGCCTCCGCGGACTTCTGGCGCGACGAGTACCGGCTCAACGCCCGCATCGCCCGCTACCCCAAGCCGTACGTGGCCCTGATGGACGGCATCGTCATGGGCGGCGGCGTCGGGGTCTCGGCCCACGGCAGCGTCCGGATCGTCACCGAACGCTCCCGCGTCGCCATGCCCGAGACGGGCATCGGCTTCGTCCCCGACGTCGGCGGAACCTACCTGCTCGGGCTGGCCCCGGGCGAACTGGGCACCCACCTGGCCCTGACCGGTACGCCGGTCGGGGCGGCCGACGCCCTGCTGTGCGGGCTCGCGGACCACTTCGTCCCCGCGGCGGAGCTCCCCGCACTGGCCGCCGACCTCGCGCGGACCTCCGTACACGAGGGCCTCGGCGCGCGGGTGCAAACGCCGCCGCCCGGTGACCTCGCCGCCGCCCGCGCGTGGATCGACGCGTGCTACGCGGCGGACACGGTCGAGGAGATCGTCCGGCGGCTGCTCGCCACCGGCGTCCCCGGCGCAAAGGAGGCCGCGGCCGCCCTGGCGGCGAAATCGCCCACGGCACTGAAGGTCACCCTGGCCGCGCTGCGCCGGGCACGCGATCTGGGCCCGCTGGAAAGGGTCCTGGAGCAGGAGTACCGGGTCTCCTGCGCGGCTCTGGCCTCCCCCGACCTGGTGGAGGGCATCCGCGCCCAGGTGATCGACAAGGACCGCACCCCGCACTGGACCCCGCCCACCCTCGCCGAGGTCGGCACGGCGGACGTGGAACGGTTCTTCGCCCCGCTCGGCGCGCGCGAACTGCGCCTCGCCGCCACCGATTCGACTCAGGAGGTGCCCTGGTGA
- the mmsB gene encoding 3-hydroxyisobutyrate dehydrogenase: MSSTVAFVGLGHMGGPMAANLVKAGYRVLGFDLVPELLGAAAATGVEPAGSAASAAADADVVITMLPAGRHVLALYREDGLLAAARPGTLFVDCSTIDVADARAAHEAAVAAGHRSLDAPVSGGVVGAQAASLTFMAGGGAAEFAAAQPLLSAMGKKAVHCGAAGAGQAAKICNNMILAVSMIGVSEAFVLAESLGLDHQALYDVASTASGQCWALTVNCPVPGPVPASPANREYRPGFAAPLMAKDLTLAANALRAGGVDAPLGLKAAAMYAAFAEGEGAGLDFSAIVRTLRPQNGTPA; this comes from the coding sequence GTGAGCAGTACCGTGGCGTTCGTCGGACTGGGCCACATGGGTGGCCCGATGGCGGCCAACCTGGTGAAGGCCGGCTACCGCGTCCTCGGCTTCGACCTGGTGCCGGAGCTCCTGGGCGCCGCCGCGGCGACGGGGGTGGAGCCGGCCGGGTCGGCCGCGTCGGCGGCCGCCGACGCCGATGTGGTGATCACCATGCTCCCGGCGGGCAGGCACGTCCTCGCCCTGTACCGGGAGGACGGGCTGCTGGCGGCAGCGCGGCCCGGAACCCTGTTCGTCGACTGCTCCACCATCGACGTGGCCGACGCGCGCGCGGCGCACGAGGCCGCCGTGGCGGCCGGCCACCGGTCCCTCGACGCGCCCGTCTCGGGCGGGGTGGTGGGCGCACAGGCCGCGAGCCTCACCTTCATGGCGGGCGGCGGCGCCGCCGAGTTCGCGGCGGCGCAGCCCCTGCTCTCCGCCATGGGCAAGAAGGCCGTGCACTGCGGCGCGGCGGGCGCCGGGCAGGCCGCGAAGATCTGCAACAACATGATCCTCGCCGTCTCGATGATCGGGGTCAGCGAGGCCTTCGTCCTAGCCGAGAGCCTCGGCCTGGACCACCAGGCCCTCTACGACGTGGCCTCCACCGCCTCCGGCCAGTGCTGGGCGCTCACCGTCAACTGCCCCGTGCCCGGACCCGTTCCGGCCAGCCCCGCCAACCGCGAGTACCGGCCCGGCTTCGCCGCGCCCCTGATGGCCAAGGACCTCACCCTGGCAGCGAACGCCCTGCGGGCCGGCGGCGTGGACGCCCCCCTGGGCCTCAAGGCAGCCGCCATGTACGCCGCATTCGCCGAGGGGGAGGGCGCCGGCCTGGACTTCTCGGCCATCGTCCGCACCCTCCGACCGCAGAACGGAACACCCGCATGA
- a CDS encoding enoyl-CoA hydratase yields the protein MSAPTAYETILLERKGRVAVLTLNRPEALNALNLQVMTEVVAAAEQLDRDPEVGCIVLTGSAKAFAAGADIKEIRPQGYMDMYLSDWFTAWDRLGQVRTPTVAAVSGYALGGGCELAMLCDILLAADTAKFGQPEIRLGVIPGIGGSQRLTRAVGKAKAMELCLTGRTMGAEEAERAGLVSRIVPAGELLAEALSVAETVAGMSKPVAMMAKEAVNRAFETTLAEGVRFERRLFHAVFATADQKEGMSAFVDKRPPHFVHG from the coding sequence ATGAGCGCCCCCACGGCCTACGAGACCATCCTGCTGGAACGCAAGGGGCGGGTGGCCGTGCTCACCCTCAACCGGCCGGAGGCCCTCAACGCCCTCAACCTGCAGGTCATGACCGAGGTGGTGGCCGCCGCGGAGCAACTGGACCGGGACCCGGAGGTCGGCTGCATCGTCCTGACGGGCTCCGCGAAGGCCTTCGCCGCGGGCGCCGACATCAAGGAGATACGGCCGCAGGGCTACATGGACATGTACCTCAGCGACTGGTTCACCGCCTGGGACCGGCTCGGCCAGGTACGGACGCCCACGGTCGCGGCGGTCTCCGGCTACGCCCTGGGCGGCGGCTGCGAGCTCGCGATGCTCTGCGACATCCTGCTCGCCGCCGACACCGCGAAGTTCGGGCAGCCCGAGATCCGGCTCGGCGTGATCCCCGGGATCGGCGGATCGCAGCGCCTCACCCGGGCCGTGGGCAAGGCCAAGGCGATGGAACTCTGTCTGACGGGCCGCACCATGGGCGCCGAGGAGGCCGAACGTGCCGGGCTCGTCTCCCGGATCGTCCCCGCCGGGGAGCTGCTCGCCGAGGCCCTCTCCGTGGCCGAGACCGTCGCCGGGATGTCGAAGCCGGTCGCGATGATGGCCAAGGAGGCCGTGAACCGGGCCTTCGAGACCACCCTCGCGGAAGGCGTCCGCTTCGAACGCCGCCTCTTCCACGCGGTGTTCGCCACGGCCGACCAGAAGGAGGGCATGTCCGCGTTCGTGGACAAGCGCCCGCCGCACTTCGTCCACGGCTGA